A genomic window from Terrisporobacter glycolicus ATCC 14880 = DSM 1288 includes:
- a CDS encoding RusA family crossover junction endodeoxyribonuclease — protein sequence MKVKFTILTKPLPKERPRLGKNGKTYTPSSTKVFEQICRLAYGNRYYFNGYIKVKIVFKLKVPKNYSQKKRVQALEGKIRPTKADIDNYIKSVLDGLNKKAWTDDRYIAKIEAEKIFAEKDCIEVEIESIGD from the coding sequence ATGAAAGTTAAATTCACAATATTAACAAAACCATTACCAAAAGAAAGACCAAGATTAGGCAAGAACGGAAAAACATATACACCTAGCAGTACTAAGGTATTTGAACAGATATGCAGGTTAGCATATGGTAATAGATACTATTTTAATGGATATATAAAAGTAAAAATAGTATTTAAGTTAAAGGTACCAAAGAATTATTCTCAGAAAAAACGTGTACAAGCTTTAGAAGGAAAAATAAGACCTACAAAAGCAGATATTGATAATTACATCAAAAGTGTACTAGATGGATTAAATAAAAAAGCATGGACAGATGATAGATACATAGCAAAGATAGAAGCTGAAAAAATATTTGCAGAAAAAGATTGTATAGAAGTGGAAATAGAAAGCATTGGTGATTAA
- a CDS encoding YopX family protein, which produces MREIKFRAWDKEEEIMFNVGAIAWSHNAFNTSNYVFGTSPHCYENKCQSPKHLNEECKFMQYTGLKDKNGKEIYEGDIVETCDNKKQLVVWHNNGFKLKFTYSRTYQGELYTETAHLEIGDTSSRRWGDEIIGNIYENPELLK; this is translated from the coding sequence ATGAGGGAAATAAAATTTAGAGCGTGGGATAAAGAAGAAGAAATTATGTTTAATGTAGGAGCAATAGCATGGAGTCATAATGCATTTAATACATCGAACTATGTATTTGGTACTAGCCCTCATTGTTATGAAAATAAATGCCAAAGCCCCAAACATTTAAACGAAGAATGCAAATTTATGCAATATACAGGATTAAAAGATAAGAACGGCAAGGAAATATATGAAGGAGATATAGTTGAAACCTGTGACAATAAAAAACAACTTGTAGTATGGCATAATAATGGATTTAAACTTAAATTCACTTATAGTAGAACATACCAAGGTGAACTATATACAGAAACCGCACACCTAGAAATAGGTGATACTTCTAGCAGAAGATGGGGAGATGAAATAATAGGCAATATATACGAAAATCCAGAGTTATTAAAATAA
- a CDS encoding DnaD domain protein, protein MERAFKGIWIPAEIWLNKDLKLIEKLFLVEIDSLDNKDGCFASNDYFSDFFGLSKNRCSEIIKSLENKGYITASYLYKKNTKYIEKRVLRVMYKYIRKTEYIVDKPTDIFEKPTTPSENCEDNNTSNNITNNSKYVCNEKLSEISKLYQENIGVANGIVAEYLIETSTKIDIKLFKRAIEICAEKGNNTFGYLKGIINNWLQKNVTSYEELKALELQNRFSNNSVSKNNNNIQKPYKKGAGANVNNAFAGYTPDELEKILLESQKGKFD, encoded by the coding sequence TTGGAAAGAGCCTTTAAAGGTATATGGATACCAGCAGAAATATGGCTTAATAAAGATTTAAAATTAATTGAAAAACTGTTTTTAGTTGAAATAGATAGTTTGGACAATAAAGACGGTTGTTTTGCATCAAATGATTATTTTTCGGATTTTTTCGGACTATCAAAAAATAGATGTTCTGAAATAATAAAATCATTAGAAAATAAGGGGTATATAACAGCAAGCTACTTATATAAAAAGAATACAAAATATATAGAAAAAAGAGTTTTGAGAGTCATGTATAAGTATATTCGAAAAACCGAATATATAGTCGATAAACCGACAGACATATTCGAAAAACCGACAACACCTTCGGAAAACTGTGAAGATAATAATACAAGTAATAATATAACTAATAATAGTAAGTATGTATGTAACGAAAAACTATCAGAAATAAGTAAACTCTATCAAGAAAATATAGGAGTTGCTAATGGAATAGTAGCAGAGTATTTAATAGAAACATCTACAAAAATTGATATTAAACTTTTTAAAAGAGCAATAGAGATTTGCGCTGAAAAAGGAAACAATACTTTTGGATATTTAAAAGGCATAATAAATAACTGGTTACAAAAGAATGTAACCAGCTATGAAGAACTCAAAGCACTTGAGTTACAAAATAGGTTTTCTAATAATAGTGTTAGCAAAAATAACAATAATATACAAAAACCATATAAAAAGGGTGCAGGAGCAAATGTAAATAATGCATTCGCTGGGTACACTCCAGATGAATTAGAAAAAATCTTATTAGAAAGTCAGAAAGGCAAATTTGATTAG
- a CDS encoding MBL fold metallo-hydrolase, with translation MNKITVVSSGSKANCYLLSLENEILILECGVNYKEILKNLDYDLSKVMGCLVTHEHKDHSKSIKELTENGIDVYSSLGTFEAVGIQNHRTRVIKAKSLIKIGNFTILPFEANHDAAEPLGFLINHKAIGNMLFLTDSYYCEYTFENLNHILVECNYKKSLLDENIENKIIPLSLRNRITKSHFELENVIEFLKANDLSKIKNIMILHISGQNGDGEIFKSEIEKNIGLPVDIARKGTDLLL, from the coding sequence ATGAACAAGATAACAGTTGTATCTAGTGGGAGCAAAGCAAATTGTTATTTGCTCTCACTAGAAAATGAAATATTAATATTAGAGTGCGGAGTTAACTACAAAGAGATTCTTAAAAATTTAGATTATGACTTAAGCAAAGTAATGGGCTGCTTAGTAACTCATGAGCATAAGGACCATAGCAAAAGCATTAAAGAACTAACTGAAAATGGAATAGATGTATATTCAAGCTTAGGGACTTTTGAAGCAGTAGGAATACAAAATCACAGGACAAGAGTTATAAAAGCTAAGAGCCTTATTAAAATCGGTAATTTCACTATATTACCTTTTGAAGCTAATCATGATGCAGCTGAACCTTTAGGATTTTTAATAAATCATAAAGCTATAGGAAATATGTTATTTCTAACAGATAGTTACTACTGTGAATATACTTTTGAAAATCTAAATCACATATTAGTTGAGTGTAACTATAAGAAAAGTTTACTTGATGAAAACATTGAAAATAAAATAATTCCTTTAAGCTTAAGAAATAGGATTACTAAAAGTCATTTTGAATTAGAGAATGTTATTGAATTTTTAAAAGCTAATGATCTAAGCAAGATTAAAAATATAATGATACTTCATATATCTGGTCAAAATGGTGATGGTGAAATTTTCAAAAGTGAAATTGAAAAGAATATAGGTTTACCAGTTGATATAGCTAGAAAAGGAACGGATTTATTACTTTAG
- a CDS encoding recombinase RecT, whose protein sequence is MANNQVQKVEEKQKSITDVVLGRVNALKDNKELITPPNYSPENALKSAYLKLLETKDKNKKSALEVCTTHSISNALLDMVIQGLSPAKNQCYFVVYGNQLQLMKSYLGTIAVAKRLNGIKDIKAHCIYEDDEFELGYDYKTGNISIEKFKPNFDKMDFAKMRGAFAVITGENGVIHTEAMNMIQIENAWTQRFSGKLTDTHIKFKDEMAKKTVINRACKRYVNTSDDSDLLVGAFNNTLEVNEEDIIESNDYQVEEEIQEKANKTTLSIEEPAPTPEYQYKEKSPSKAKEKEPVPMQVPVDEIIEQSTFAEDEECPF, encoded by the coding sequence ATGGCCAATAATCAAGTTCAAAAAGTAGAAGAAAAACAAAAAAGTATAACAGATGTAGTACTAGGAAGAGTGAATGCTTTAAAAGATAATAAAGAGCTTATAACACCACCTAATTATTCACCTGAAAATGCTTTGAAATCAGCTTATTTAAAGTTACTTGAAACAAAAGATAAAAATAAAAAGAGTGCTTTAGAAGTTTGTACAACACATAGTATTTCAAATGCTTTACTAGATATGGTAATACAAGGCTTAAGCCCAGCTAAAAATCAATGTTACTTTGTTGTTTATGGTAATCAGCTGCAACTAATGAAATCTTATTTAGGGACAATTGCAGTGGCTAAAAGATTGAACGGTATTAAGGATATTAAAGCACATTGCATCTATGAAGATGATGAATTTGAACTTGGATATGATTATAAAACTGGTAACATATCAATTGAAAAATTTAAACCCAATTTTGATAAAATGGATTTTGCAAAAATGAGAGGTGCGTTTGCAGTAATAACTGGTGAAAATGGTGTTATCCATACAGAAGCTATGAATATGATTCAAATTGAAAATGCATGGACACAAAGATTTAGCGGGAAGTTAACTGATACTCATATTAAATTTAAAGATGAAATGGCTAAAAAGACAGTTATAAATAGAGCTTGCAAAAGATATGTAAATACATCAGATGATAGCGATTTATTAGTAGGAGCATTTAATAATACATTGGAAGTTAATGAAGAAGACATTATAGAGTCTAATGATTATCAAGTAGAAGAAGAAATACAGGAAAAAGCAAACAAAACTACTTTAAGTATTGAAGAACCAGCTCCTACACCTGAATATCAATATAAAGAAAAGTCACCTTCAAAAGCAAAGGAAAAAGAACCAGTACCAATGCAAGTTCCTGTAGATGAAATAATAGAGCAGTCAACATTTGCAGAAGATGAAGAGTGTCCATTCTAA
- a CDS encoding AAA family ATPase — protein sequence MKTITLNKLEINNFKGISNLSIDFAKVTNIKGENALGKTSIFDAFTWLLFDKDSKDRKDFDVRPLDANNNIIRGLNPHVVAYLSIDSKEIKLTKTLKEKWSRAKSESERKFTGNETLYEINDVPVKKSEYTKKISEIVDEKQFKLLTNPYLFSNLNWKEARAIILEIAGDVSIDQVFAINKDLKAIEDDLKKDDVENILKSKNASIKKLKEEKKSIPYKIEEANNSIQEIDFAEIESEIESKENQVKDIDKQLSDVTEASKQQLIKNKEIMAEIQLNNTKIQNYKNDAYKITEQKKQELYSKKESLRKKLYSLESIKNKESYEVDNLRKTYDRLEKEIKAAKQEWKDEKSKDICLDGILTECPTCKRPFESAAIENKKQEMLENFNSNKAKKMKEIGELGKSKTKELEEINKTIGDKLSCIENCSTEIVKFKNDIEEVEKEIEDIKPSIPIITQENIEKLEVKNIELENLLNNTSSNNNVTNYTEEKDKLNSELKALYSKLAVKELNAKTLARVEDLKEQEKELGTEIARQEKIVMLCEEFIKTRVDLLEANTNCKFKKVKFKFTKENINGNVEETCQPTIDGVPFKNANTASQINAGLDIINTLSEFYEASVPVFIDNRESINQLIDISSQVINLIVTQDNPMIIEALEEAKGEN from the coding sequence ATGAAAACAATAACTTTAAATAAATTAGAAATAAATAACTTCAAAGGAATATCTAATCTAAGCATAGATTTTGCTAAGGTTACAAATATAAAAGGTGAAAATGCACTAGGAAAAACAAGTATATTTGATGCATTCACATGGTTGTTATTTGATAAGGACTCTAAGGATAGAAAGGACTTTGATGTAAGACCTTTAGATGCTAACAACAACATCATAAGAGGGCTTAATCCTCATGTAGTAGCTTATCTAAGTATAGATAGCAAAGAAATAAAGCTAACTAAAACTTTAAAAGAAAAATGGTCCAGAGCTAAAAGTGAAAGTGAAAGAAAGTTTACTGGAAATGAAACTTTGTATGAAATAAATGATGTTCCGGTTAAAAAGAGTGAGTACACTAAGAAAATTTCAGAAATAGTTGATGAAAAGCAATTTAAGTTACTTACTAATCCTTACTTATTTTCTAATCTTAACTGGAAAGAAGCTAGAGCAATAATACTTGAAATTGCTGGTGATGTGAGCATAGATCAAGTCTTTGCGATAAATAAAGATTTAAAAGCAATAGAAGATGATCTAAAGAAAGATGATGTTGAAAACATATTAAAAAGTAAAAATGCTTCTATTAAAAAACTTAAAGAAGAAAAGAAATCAATTCCTTACAAAATAGAAGAAGCCAATAACTCAATACAAGAAATTGATTTTGCAGAAATAGAATCAGAAATAGAATCTAAGGAAAATCAAGTAAAAGATATAGACAAACAGTTATCAGATGTAACGGAAGCTAGTAAGCAGCAACTTATCAAAAATAAAGAAATAATGGCTGAAATTCAACTTAACAATACTAAGATACAAAACTATAAAAATGATGCATACAAGATAACAGAGCAAAAGAAACAGGAGTTGTATAGCAAGAAAGAATCATTAAGAAAAAAATTATATAGTCTAGAAAGCATTAAAAATAAAGAATCTTATGAAGTTGATAATCTTAGAAAAACTTATGACAGACTAGAAAAAGAAATAAAAGCAGCAAAACAAGAGTGGAAAGATGAAAAATCAAAAGACATATGTCTAGACGGAATATTAACAGAGTGTCCTACTTGTAAAAGACCTTTTGAAAGTGCTGCTATAGAAAATAAAAAACAAGAAATGCTAGAAAACTTCAATAGTAATAAAGCTAAGAAAATGAAGGAAATTGGTGAATTAGGAAAATCAAAGACTAAGGAACTTGAAGAAATTAATAAGACAATAGGGGATAAGCTTAGTTGCATTGAGAATTGTTCAACTGAAATAGTTAAATTTAAAAATGATATTGAAGAAGTTGAAAAGGAAATAGAAGATATAAAACCTTCTATACCGATTATCACACAAGAAAATATTGAAAAATTGGAAGTTAAAAATATAGAACTAGAAAACTTATTAAATAACACTAGCAGCAATAACAACGTAACTAACTACACAGAAGAAAAAGACAAGCTTAATTCAGAACTTAAGGCTTTATATTCAAAGCTAGCAGTAAAAGAATTAAATGCTAAAACATTAGCAAGAGTCGAGGATTTAAAAGAACAAGAAAAAGAACTTGGGACAGAAATAGCTAGACAAGAAAAGATAGTAATGCTTTGTGAAGAGTTCATAAAAACTAGAGTTGATTTACTAGAAGCTAATACAAATTGTAAATTTAAAAAAGTTAAGTTTAAATTTACAAAGGAAAATATAAACGGAAATGTAGAAGAGACTTGTCAGCCTACAATTGATGGTGTGCCATTTAAAAATGCAAATACTGCAAGTCAAATAAATGCAGGCTTAGATATTATAAACACTCTGAGTGAGTTTTATGAAGCTAGTGTACCAGTATTTATAGATAATAGAGAATCAATAAATCAGTTAATAGATATAAGCAGTCAAGTAATTAACTTAATAGTAACTCAAGATAATCCAATGATTATAGAAGCTTTAGAAGAAGCTAAAGGAGAGAATTAA
- a CDS encoding Rha family transcriptional regulator — MKRFKAKVTIEKEFEIEIDESIATEEELTNWESVFYDLDSEDTKIASYVKLYCELRATRGQDDFEGFGMVVPKEKYLKAKKSFGDLICDYMKTIKADDDGYTDVYLEELKRGIEMGNSDLYNSYKVMENNEGQAVQTIPSYEVAVMMEKEHKEVMWMIEGNEKRGIVGIKPTLEQSAELHLGDYFIENTYDDRGRQLRCYECTKLGCDLLANKMTGEKGILFTAKYVKKFNQMVENPLENASKELQAIFMIDRKQQVIESRVGAIEEKMTVDYELAENLRTAVNIRAVHLLEGKYSEAYKKLSKKLFSELYRDIKGAFKVNSYKNISLKNYDKALNYIEKWKPSLMLQYAIQGANGQVKLDEMECATNE; from the coding sequence ATGAAAAGATTTAAAGCTAAAGTAACAATAGAAAAAGAGTTTGAAATAGAAATAGATGAAAGCATCGCTACAGAAGAAGAATTAACAAACTGGGAAAGTGTATTTTACGATTTGGATTCAGAAGATACTAAAATAGCTTCTTATGTAAAACTTTATTGTGAATTAAGAGCTACACGAGGGCAAGATGATTTTGAAGGATTTGGAATGGTTGTTCCTAAAGAAAAATATTTAAAAGCTAAAAAGTCATTTGGTGATTTAATTTGTGACTATATGAAAACTATTAAAGCCGATGATGATGGATATACAGATGTTTATTTAGAAGAGTTGAAAAGGGGAATAGAGATGGGAAACAGTGATTTATACAATAGTTACAAAGTTATGGAGAACAATGAAGGACAAGCAGTTCAAACAATACCTAGTTATGAAGTAGCAGTAATGATGGAAAAAGAACATAAAGAAGTAATGTGGATGATAGAAGGTAATGAAAAACGAGGAATAGTAGGCATCAAGCCAACTTTAGAGCAAAGTGCAGAACTGCACCTTGGTGATTATTTTATAGAAAATACTTATGACGATAGAGGTAGACAATTAAGATGCTATGAATGTACCAAATTAGGTTGTGATTTACTGGCTAATAAGATGACTGGTGAAAAAGGGATATTATTTACAGCTAAGTATGTAAAGAAATTCAATCAAATGGTAGAAAATCCACTAGAAAATGCTTCAAAGGAATTACAAGCAATATTTATGATAGACAGAAAGCAGCAAGTAATTGAAAGCAGGGTTGGAGCAATAGAAGAAAAGATGACTGTTGATTACGAACTAGCAGAAAACTTAAGAACGGCAGTAAATATAAGGGCAGTGCATTTATTAGAAGGTAAATATTCAGAAGCTTACAAGAAGTTAAGCAAGAAGTTATTTTCAGAACTTTATAGAGATATAAAAGGAGCATTTAAGGTAAATAGCTACAAAAATATATCTCTTAAAAATTATGACAAGGCACTTAATTATATAGAGAAATGGAAACCTAGTCTAATGCTTCAATATGCAATTCAAGGGGCAAATGGACAAGTTAAATTAGACGAAATGGAGTGTGCTACTAATGAGTAA
- a CDS encoding helix-turn-helix transcriptional regulator, whose product MNETLVNFRNKKGMSQVQFARKIGVSTSYLSKIELGDRQPSFGFMRKFKKAFNEADIDKIFFDN is encoded by the coding sequence ATGAATGAGACTTTGGTAAACTTCAGAAATAAAAAAGGTATGAGCCAAGTTCAATTTGCTAGAAAAATAGGGGTTTCTACCTCGTATTTATCTAAAATAGAGTTAGGAGATAGACAACCTAGCTTTGGATTTATGCGAAAGTTTAAAAAAGCCTTTAATGAAGCTGATATAGATAAAATTTTTTTTGATAATTAG
- a CDS encoding helix-turn-helix domain-containing protein, which produces MFGSRLRELRIEKDIKQSDLGKIIGISPSTVGMYEREQRFPDKDILNKLADYFDVSVDYLLGRTNDKNVYKKITKLDESITTIAAHKLNPHDDLSDDAIAKINEYIEFVRMQQNKK; this is translated from the coding sequence ATGTTTGGAAGTAGATTAAGAGAATTAAGAATAGAAAAAGATATTAAACAGTCTGATTTAGGTAAAATCATAGGAATATCTCCTAGTACTGTCGGAATGTATGAAAGAGAACAGCGATTTCCAGATAAAGATATACTTAATAAACTAGCTGATTATTTTGATGTATCAGTTGATTATCTTTTAGGGAGAACGAATGATAAAAATGTATATAAAAAAATAACCAAATTAGACGAAAGTATAACAACAATAGCAGCACATAAATTAAATCCTCATGATGATTTATCAGATGATGCTATCGCTAAAATAAATGAGTACATTGAATTTGTAAGAATGCAACAGAATAAAAAATAA
- a CDS encoding ImmA/IrrE family metallo-endopeptidase: MNKLEQLYNLAFDLTINIFFFDLKAIGCLGLNVEKNELGHVIFLDNSLKNNNKIHAEVLAHEIGHFYTTIGNNLNNSSTYRDELYKNKVENKADRWAYNYLIPEKDLVVAIKKGITDMQELAEYFDVRLEFLMKRLEYLALLKQMIKLENNKYLVLTNLPNLHTYEDL; this comes from the coding sequence ATGAATAAATTGGAACAACTATATAATTTAGCTTTTGACCTTACTATCAATATATTCTTTTTTGATTTAAAAGCTATTGGGTGTTTAGGATTAAATGTGGAAAAAAATGAGCTAGGACATGTGATATTTCTAGATAACAGTTTAAAAAATAATAATAAAATTCATGCGGAAGTATTAGCTCATGAGATAGGGCATTTTTATACTACTATAGGCAATAATTTGAATAACTCATCTACTTATAGAGATGAGTTATATAAAAATAAAGTTGAAAATAAAGCTGATAGATGGGCATATAATTATCTTATTCCCGAAAAAGATCTAGTAGTGGCTATAAAAAAGGGTATAACAGATATGCAAGAACTTGCTGAATATTTCGATGTAAGACTAGAATTTCTTATGAAAAGATTAGAATATTTAGCCTTACTAAAGCAAATGATAAAACTAGAAAATAATAAATATTTAGTATTAACGAATCTTCCTAATCTACACACTTATGAAGATCTATAA
- a CDS encoding tyrosine-type recombinase/integrase has protein sequence MNNIKSTFVTKKRGYFYVAMDYYDNGKLKQKLLKKFDKKKDADKYLIDIKSQINNNKYILPSSITFVDRCTQYYTDKAKNYSPTTMKRYKGVINSHVSDFFKDTKLSDMNISRYQNFINYMFTTKNLKSTTIKEILMKTNAVLRECYRLREINENIPEFITVPKQRKESSNIDVYTVEESKKILSESFNKPTLQIPLHLFLLAGLRFGEMAGLLWEDVDFENKVLKIQHNLVVYYLRRTKTDGSNRELIVPDIIIDLLKKEKLRQNKLKLQGLLQNEWDVVCINSRYRYWNNESFRSAYITYLKSINLRYIHIHSLRHAHATMLLLAGTDMKTVSERLGHTEINITMNIYSHVLKEMDKKASDNIEKILL, from the coding sequence GTGAATAATATAAAATCTACTTTTGTAACTAAAAAACGAGGATATTTTTATGTTGCCATGGATTACTATGATAACGGTAAATTAAAACAAAAATTATTAAAGAAATTTGATAAGAAAAAAGATGCAGATAAATATCTTATAGATATAAAATCTCAAATAAATAATAATAAATATATATTGCCTTCTTCAATAACTTTTGTTGATAGATGCACACAATATTATACAGATAAGGCTAAAAATTATTCTCCAACAACAATGAAAAGATACAAAGGCGTAATAAATAGCCACGTTAGTGATTTTTTCAAAGATACTAAGCTTAGTGATATGAATATAAGCCGATACCAAAACTTCATAAATTATATGTTTACAACTAAAAATCTAAAATCAACAACTATAAAAGAAATATTAATGAAAACAAATGCTGTATTACGTGAATGTTATAGACTTCGTGAGATTAATGAAAATATACCAGAATTCATAACTGTTCCTAAACAACGAAAAGAATCTTCGAATATCGATGTGTATACAGTTGAAGAGTCAAAAAAAATATTATCAGAATCCTTTAATAAACCTACTTTGCAAATACCACTGCATCTTTTTCTATTAGCAGGACTTAGATTTGGTGAAATGGCTGGATTATTGTGGGAAGATGTTGATTTTGAAAATAAAGTTTTAAAGATACAACATAACTTAGTAGTATACTATCTTAGAAGAACCAAAACTGATGGCAGTAACAGAGAACTTATTGTCCCAGATATTATTATTGATTTATTAAAAAAAGAAAAATTAAGACAGAACAAATTAAAGCTACAAGGCTTGCTACAAAATGAATGGGATGTTGTCTGTATAAACAGTAGATATAGATACTGGAATAATGAATCATTTAGATCTGCATATATAACATATCTTAAATCTATTAATTTAAGATATATTCATATACATTCATTAAGACATGCACATGCTACTATGTTATTATTAGCTGGAACTGATATGAAAACTGTCTCTGAAAGACTAGGCCATACTGAGATAAATATAACAATGAATATTTATTCTCATGTTTTAAAAGAAATGGATAAAAAAGCATCCGATAATATAGAAAAAATACTGCTATAA
- a CDS encoding cytidine deaminase, with product MNNIQLLIKNAFEAQEMSYAPYSNFNVGAALLGKNGKIYQGCNIENASYTPTNCAERTAFFKAVSEGQKEFEAIAIVGSKAGEVGEYCSPCGVCRQVMMEFCKPKEFKIYLAKDRDNLDDYIEYTLEEILPLGFGPANLK from the coding sequence ATGAATAATATACAACTATTAATAAAAAATGCCTTTGAAGCACAAGAAATGAGCTATGCACCATATTCTAATTTTAATGTGGGAGCAGCTTTACTTGGAAAGAATGGAAAAATATATCAAGGTTGTAATATTGAAAATGCATCATACACTCCAACAAACTGTGCTGAAAGAACAGCTTTCTTTAAGGCAGTATCAGAGGGACAAAAAGAGTTTGAAGCAATTGCTATAGTAGGAAGTAAAGCAGGTGAAGTAGGAGAATATTGTTCTCCATGTGGAGTTTGTAGACAGGTAATGATGGAATTTTGCAAACCAAAAGAATTTAAAATTTACTTAGCGAAAGATAGAGATAATCTTGATGATTATATAGAATATACCCTAGAAGAAATATTACCACTAGGATTTGGACCAGCAAACCTAAAATAA